A window from Chitinophaga filiformis encodes these proteins:
- a CDS encoding MotA/TolQ/ExbB proton channel family protein, with product MNNVQVIEILGVISIIGLQVTVFVTTLRRIRTFEQIFPSHEEFEVINVGLARRLFQLHPAEVLKNIGEYINRSNEEEEELLYVDLVLKKDKGNHVTEKILTNINTYLLRNRGVAADFHLIKDMVERNVAVVENDIQQAASLPLYLGLLGTFMGIVLGLIQISGNSLAGDPASAGMAIHLLLGGVKIAMVASFAGLLCTLATNSLFFKRAKRKVEDSRNEFYTFIQTDLMPLLNQNINSTLYSLQNNLHKFNDEFKSNVYQLSSAMGQHVQTIQSQERILDTLNRMDVVNFANANVVILQELQTSIGQFKAFNEYVTNISELVGSARTFAEKMGQVMTRTEELHVLGDNIVGVFTQNNELMRFLQQHYSSLDDSHQLITKAVNGVGNTLDGSLQLLKEFTQERIMEIQQLTLKEIDQIKNDYYEKWKHLEKLGQLEKMNEHLQVLKSQGSNHMSMFNGFNEQFTRMIAELHLIKNISESSISVRITRSFTKLLGKKTIAR from the coding sequence ATGAATAATGTACAGGTAATAGAGATACTGGGTGTCATATCTATTATAGGGTTGCAGGTGACAGTGTTTGTAACGACATTAAGGCGGATAAGGACCTTTGAACAGATATTTCCCTCACACGAGGAATTTGAGGTGATCAACGTCGGATTGGCAAGGCGGCTGTTTCAATTACATCCTGCTGAAGTGTTGAAGAATATCGGGGAATATATCAATCGGAGCAATGAAGAAGAGGAAGAGCTGTTGTATGTGGACCTGGTATTGAAGAAGGACAAAGGAAACCATGTCACAGAAAAGATATTGACAAACATCAACACTTATTTGCTTCGGAACAGAGGCGTAGCGGCAGATTTTCACCTTATTAAAGACATGGTGGAGAGAAACGTGGCAGTGGTGGAAAATGATATTCAGCAGGCCGCATCATTGCCCCTGTACCTTGGATTGCTGGGTACCTTTATGGGAATTGTACTGGGGCTCATCCAGATATCCGGCAATAGCCTGGCGGGAGATCCTGCCAGTGCAGGTATGGCCATTCATTTACTGCTGGGTGGCGTAAAGATCGCAATGGTTGCCAGCTTTGCGGGATTGTTATGTACCCTGGCAACGAATAGCCTCTTTTTCAAACGGGCGAAGCGGAAAGTGGAGGATAGCCGGAATGAGTTCTATACTTTTATCCAGACAGACCTGATGCCATTGTTGAATCAGAATATTAATTCCACCTTATATTCCCTGCAGAACAACCTGCATAAGTTCAATGACGAGTTTAAGAGTAATGTATACCAGCTGAGCAGCGCTATGGGACAACATGTGCAGACGATCCAGTCGCAGGAGCGCATCCTGGATACGCTCAACAGGATGGATGTGGTCAATTTTGCAAATGCCAATGTTGTCATATTACAGGAACTACAGACATCTATCGGGCAGTTTAAGGCATTCAATGAATACGTAACCAATATCAGCGAATTGGTAGGCAGCGCACGGACATTTGCCGAAAAGATGGGACAGGTGATGACCAGGACCGAAGAGTTGCATGTATTGGGAGACAATATTGTGGGGGTATTTACGCAGAACAATGAATTGATGCGTTTCCTGCAGCAGCACTACAGCTCACTGGATGATAGTCATCAGCTGATCACAAAAGCCGTCAATGGAGTGGGCAATACCCTGGATGGCAGCCTGCAGCTGTTGAAGGAGTTTACCCAGGAACGGATCATGGAGATCCAGCAGCTCACCTTGAAAGAGATTGACCAGATAAAGAACGATTACTATGAAAAATGGAAGCACCTCGAGAAGCTGGGCCAGTTAGAGAAAATGAATGAGCACTTACAGGTTTTGAAGAGCCAGGGCAGTAACCACATGAGTATGTTCAATGGGTTTAATGAACAGTTCACCAGGATGATAGCAGAACTGCACCTGATCAAAAATATATCTGAAAGCTCTATCTCTGTGCGCATTACCAGGTCGTTTACGAAACTGTTAGGTAAAAAGACGATTGCAAGATGA
- a CDS encoding dihydrofolate reductase family protein, with amino-acid sequence MRKVIAAINMTLDGFCDHTAVNPDDEIHEHYTELLSKGGVALYGRTTYQLMEYWKPFVQKPMGNKAMDDFAVVMDKIEKVVFSHTLKSVDWESARLATRSLEEEVLALKQQPGKDILVGSPGLIIQLMNLQLIDECQLCVHPVIAGGGLPLFKNISDRTTLTLLKTKTFGSGAVLLYYEPVK; translated from the coding sequence ATGAGAAAAGTAATTGCAGCAATAAATATGACGCTTGACGGTTTTTGCGATCATACCGCCGTCAATCCGGATGATGAAATACATGAGCATTACACAGAACTGCTAAGTAAGGGAGGCGTTGCGCTATATGGAAGAACAACTTATCAGCTGATGGAATACTGGAAACCCTTTGTGCAAAAACCTATGGGCAATAAAGCTATGGACGATTTTGCCGTGGTAATGGACAAGATTGAGAAAGTTGTTTTTTCCCACACCCTGAAAAGTGTAGACTGGGAAAGTGCAAGATTGGCAACCCGGAGCCTGGAAGAAGAAGTACTGGCACTGAAACAGCAGCCGGGTAAAGATATCCTGGTTGGCAGTCCGGGCCTGATCATCCAGTTAATGAACCTTCAATTGATTGATGAATGCCAGTTATGTGTTCACCCTGTTATAGCAGGAGGAGGGTTGCCATTGTTTAAAAATATAAGTGACAGGACAACGCTTACCCTCTTAAAGACAAAAACCTTTGGCAGTGGTGCAGTGCTGTTGTACTATGAACCGGTAAAATAA
- a CDS encoding helix-turn-helix domain-containing protein, translating to MTFAEFFHILILLGFLQGLIMSILLFFSKKRSHPNRLLGTLILLIALACLNLYLFESSWFTGNPVLNLLGNLIPLVIIMPLGPLLYFYVKSTMDPTFRLSRKQAVHFMPVIIDCGAQLSVVIYFTGALLGFSVPAPASWGRFIDDYNVYADIPRWGSVTVYLWLSARYLAGVSTEKSPHYRWMRQFVRLFLVFQIIWFIYLVPYVIPSLTDKVLNTVDWYPVYIPLVVLIYCLGIKGYLMAPEEAPVARKIVAPPPLKLIAEAEPLLKKAMEQDRLYLDPELNLALLARHTGLPQKTISLVLNQHLQKSFNEFVNGYRVEAFKEHARQLRQDNMTILAMAFDAGFNSQATFQRAFRTHTGMSPREYMTRHLEKQPKPENE from the coding sequence ATGACCTTTGCTGAATTTTTCCACATCCTGATCCTCCTGGGTTTTCTACAGGGGCTTATCATGAGCATACTGCTGTTCTTCTCCAAAAAAAGATCCCACCCCAACCGTTTACTCGGTACGCTCATATTGCTTATTGCACTGGCATGCCTTAACCTGTATCTCTTTGAATCGTCCTGGTTCACCGGCAACCCTGTACTGAACCTGCTGGGCAATCTCATTCCGCTGGTGATCATTATGCCCCTTGGCCCATTGTTGTATTTCTATGTCAAAAGCACCATGGATCCCACATTCAGGCTTAGCCGGAAGCAGGCGGTACATTTCATGCCGGTCATCATAGATTGTGGTGCTCAGCTCAGCGTTGTGATATATTTTACAGGTGCTTTATTAGGCTTTTCCGTACCGGCGCCCGCATCCTGGGGGCGTTTTATAGACGACTATAACGTATATGCTGATATTCCCCGATGGGGTTCCGTGACCGTGTACCTCTGGCTATCTGCCAGGTATCTTGCCGGGGTAAGTACGGAGAAGAGCCCTCATTACCGGTGGATGCGCCAGTTTGTCCGTCTCTTCCTCGTTTTTCAGATCATATGGTTTATTTACCTGGTCCCCTACGTGATACCCTCCCTGACGGATAAGGTGTTGAATACGGTAGACTGGTACCCGGTATATATTCCCCTGGTGGTGCTGATCTACTGCCTGGGAATAAAAGGTTACCTGATGGCGCCGGAGGAGGCACCGGTTGCCAGGAAAATAGTGGCGCCTCCGCCCCTGAAGTTGATAGCGGAAGCGGAGCCATTACTGAAGAAAGCCATGGAGCAGGACCGCCTGTACCTGGATCCCGAGTTGAACCTGGCCCTCTTAGCGAGGCATACCGGCCTGCCCCAGAAAACCATTTCCCTGGTATTGAACCAGCACCTGCAGAAAAGCTTCAATGAATTTGTGAACGGGTACAGGGTGGAAGCCTTTAAAGAGCATGCCCGGCAACTCCGCCAGGACAATATGACTATCCTGGCCATGGCTTTCGACGCCGGCTTCAATTCGCAGGCAACTTTCCAGCGGGCCTTCCGGACGCATACCGGTATGTCGCCCAGAGAGTACATGACCCGGCACCTGGAAAAGCAGCCAAAACCGGAAAATGAATAG
- a CDS encoding cell division protein FtsA, translated as MSKIFRLHKGASENIEGWQDTGGHLHDTFINSISDPAGADANTQITSIPTPFARMDLVRTAFRNVNLSGVIDGTTIYHRIISDCLDIANIFFNIEALTDKIEIIEWNAGISVNGNDIEISDDSDLGMLIRSKDARHKLLGETLKTYIAQDKAAFNFSHLSHFYLLNFKNGPEPINIIGGTSPSTLFFSSANDLSYVDITFANDKVFDSQYCPLHKRDKDFITFMYALKASFPQFSSRFPDVDAYLDTCFPLLGEDQRTIIRNLDAGFYEKEYQKIPVNSVGNNAEILRHPLRSRKYSTVKFSDENDFVMDASRLVEGLMPCVLPMEPYNEHMKFVGGLWQKDYHKKVPAYDPDPLSERMLPNQGHVKYPYLTVSDFLEPYLVKLPYPIDTKRFFDGNYTIRSGDSDHGYALPIKKDYFRYFTLEDLQRTVSDGKKRFEMVQMPGGVKVILRIPVRNGRFIEMSRIYIVNQFSDKIQLPDEANNQGIIVEHQFTVAVFPFLRISDPNIKPHYRIMLVDRDTQVLTKHNSYTLNFYDETQPLKAINMLPPRHRSNKHKQEGVTTQYNILENNFDFIEVVNTTARALLIPLFVPQQTAGKAFKFAIDFGTTNTHIEYKISNESPRPFDITAADVQVGTLYAPDERTLAALKVARLGLGAIALTEVVREEFLPFTIGQGNQYRFPQRTVICDNGSFNPDEANFALADLNIPFGYLKEVVQYGGEITSNLKWGEFRNQKRFERRTRAFMKQLMLMIRNKVLINGGDLAATEIVWFYPTSMTIYRRTFLDNAWKDYYKRYFGDANKLHCMSESFAPFYYYYHKENVRAHDRSAVNIDIGGGTTDIVAYKGELPILLTSFKFASNAIFGDGYGSNVNSNGFVQRFETSISESLKNITGNNLSIVLEELKSRNSNSIELIEFFFSLEDNKVLRDKGVSLSFSRMLMDEGELKLVLIFFYAAIIYHVAQLMKAKGLEVPEFITFSGNGARLVRLTDGANLHTLNAFTRIIFADVFEQDCPEIEFRFNDKSKEITCKGGLECTDFVHFHNLENEIRSVLVGGKQDRIIPQTTLKYSQLEDEQLIQDVCAAVTQYIDKFFEWDHKFNYFRNFGVNPSRFEQYKQLLKGRVRNDLQSGIKEKLKELAGNVNVDLEETLFFYPLIGALNRLAYKIYHETNLINS; from the coding sequence ATGAGCAAGATCTTTCGCCTACATAAGGGGGCTTCTGAAAATATTGAAGGCTGGCAGGATACAGGAGGGCATCTGCACGATACGTTTATCAATTCCATCAGCGATCCCGCCGGGGCAGACGCCAATACGCAAATTACTTCTATCCCTACGCCATTCGCAAGGATGGACCTCGTAAGAACAGCCTTCCGTAATGTAAACCTTAGTGGCGTGATAGATGGTACTACTATCTATCATCGCATCATATCAGATTGCCTGGACATTGCGAATATATTTTTTAATATCGAAGCACTCACCGATAAGATAGAGATCATAGAATGGAACGCCGGCATCTCCGTCAATGGCAATGATATTGAAATTTCAGATGATAGTGACCTGGGCATGTTGATCAGGTCCAAAGATGCCAGGCATAAATTGCTGGGAGAGACTTTGAAGACATACATTGCACAGGATAAAGCCGCCTTTAACTTTTCGCACCTGAGCCATTTCTACCTGCTTAATTTTAAGAACGGCCCTGAGCCCATTAATATCATCGGGGGCACTTCACCCTCTACTTTATTCTTTTCTTCTGCCAATGACCTGTCTTACGTGGACATCACGTTTGCAAACGACAAGGTATTTGACAGCCAATACTGCCCTTTACATAAAAGAGATAAGGACTTTATCACGTTTATGTATGCATTAAAGGCATCTTTCCCCCAGTTCTCCAGCCGTTTTCCCGATGTAGACGCATATCTTGATACCTGCTTCCCCTTACTGGGGGAAGACCAGCGAACGATTATCCGGAACCTGGACGCCGGATTTTATGAAAAGGAATATCAGAAGATCCCGGTGAATTCAGTAGGCAACAATGCGGAGATATTACGCCATCCGCTGAGATCAAGGAAATACAGCACGGTGAAATTCTCCGATGAGAATGATTTTGTCATGGATGCTTCCCGGCTGGTAGAAGGTCTCATGCCCTGTGTGCTTCCCATGGAACCCTACAATGAACACATGAAATTTGTGGGAGGGCTGTGGCAGAAAGACTATCATAAGAAGGTGCCTGCATACGACCCTGATCCCTTATCTGAAAGGATGCTGCCGAACCAGGGACATGTAAAATATCCTTACCTGACGGTGAGCGATTTCCTGGAGCCTTACCTGGTAAAACTGCCTTATCCTATTGACACGAAGCGTTTCTTTGACGGCAATTATACGATCCGTAGCGGCGATAGTGATCATGGTTATGCATTGCCCATTAAAAAGGATTATTTCAGGTACTTTACCCTGGAAGATCTGCAACGTACCGTGTCTGATGGCAAGAAGCGCTTCGAGATGGTGCAGATGCCCGGAGGAGTAAAGGTGATATTGAGAATTCCTGTCAGGAATGGCCGGTTTATCGAAATGTCGCGCATTTATATAGTGAATCAATTCAGCGACAAGATCCAGTTGCCGGATGAAGCGAATAACCAGGGAATTATCGTTGAGCACCAGTTTACCGTGGCAGTATTTCCATTCCTCCGGATCAGCGATCCCAATATTAAGCCCCACTATAGAATAATGCTGGTAGACAGGGATACACAAGTGCTGACAAAGCATAACAGTTATACACTGAATTTCTATGATGAGACGCAGCCGCTGAAAGCCATTAACATGCTTCCTCCCCGTCACCGCAGCAATAAGCATAAACAGGAGGGTGTCACAACGCAATACAATATACTGGAGAATAATTTTGACTTTATAGAAGTTGTCAATACTACGGCCAGGGCACTGCTTATACCATTGTTCGTGCCGCAGCAAACAGCCGGGAAGGCCTTTAAGTTTGCCATTGACTTCGGTACGACGAATACGCATATTGAGTATAAGATCAGTAACGAATCGCCACGGCCATTCGATATTACAGCAGCCGATGTACAGGTAGGTACGCTGTATGCACCGGACGAGCGGACACTGGCGGCGCTGAAAGTGGCCAGACTGGGCCTGGGTGCTATTGCGCTTACTGAAGTGGTGAGGGAAGAATTCCTGCCATTTACGATAGGGCAGGGTAACCAGTATCGTTTCCCACAGCGCACGGTGATCTGCGACAACGGATCTTTTAATCCGGATGAAGCCAACTTCGCGCTGGCTGATCTGAATATTCCGTTTGGATACTTAAAAGAAGTGGTGCAGTATGGAGGAGAGATTACTTCCAACCTGAAATGGGGCGAGTTCAGGAACCAAAAGCGATTTGAGCGCCGAACAAGGGCTTTCATGAAACAGCTAATGCTCATGATACGAAATAAGGTACTGATCAATGGCGGAGATCTGGCTGCCACAGAGATTGTGTGGTTTTATCCAACAAGTATGACCATTTACAGGAGAACCTTCCTGGACAATGCCTGGAAGGATTACTACAAAAGATATTTCGGTGACGCCAATAAGCTGCATTGCATGTCTGAATCCTTTGCTCCCTTCTATTATTATTATCATAAAGAGAATGTAAGGGCGCACGACAGAAGTGCCGTGAATATAGATATTGGTGGTGGTACAACTGATATTGTGGCTTATAAGGGGGAATTGCCTATCCTGTTAACCTCTTTCAAATTTGCATCAAATGCCATATTCGGAGATGGCTATGGCAGCAACGTCAATTCAAACGGTTTCGTCCAGCGCTTCGAAACAAGTATCAGCGAGTCGCTGAAGAACATTACAGGCAATAATCTGAGTATAGTGTTAGAGGAACTGAAGAGCCGGAACTCAAACTCCATTGAGCTGATCGAGTTTTTCTTCTCCCTGGAAGATAATAAGGTCCTCAGGGACAAAGGTGTCTCGCTTTCATTCTCCAGGATGCTGATGGATGAGGGTGAATTGAAACTTGTATTAATCTTCTTCTATGCAGCAATTATATATCATGTTGCACAACTTATGAAGGCAAAGGGACTGGAAGTGCCCGAGTTCATCACTTTTAGCGGCAATGGCGCCAGGCTGGTGAGGCTTACAGACGGGGCTAACCTGCATACCCTGAATGCTTTTACCCGGATCATTTTTGCTGATGTGTTTGAGCAGGACTGCCCTGAAATTGAATTCAGGTTCAATGATAAGTCCAAGGAGATTACCTGCAAGGGTGGTCTTGAATGCACTGACTTTGTACATTTTCATAATCTGGAGAATGAGATCAGGAGCGTATTGGTAGGCGGAAAACAGGACCGCATCATTCCGCAGACGACGCTAAAGTACAGCCAGTTGGAAGACGAGCAGCTGATACAGGATGTTTGCGCAGCTGTGACTCAATATATCGATAAGTTCTTTGAATGGGATCATAAGTTTAATTACTTCCGCAATTTTGGTGTAAATCCCAGCAGGTTTGAGCAATATAAGCAGTTGCTGAAGGGCCGGGTAAGGAACGATCTCCAGAGCGGCATCAAGGAAAAGCTGAAGGAACTGGCAGGGAACGTTAATGTTGATCTTGAAGAAACCTTGTTTTTTTATCCATTGATAGGGGCTTTGAACAGGCTGGCCTATAAAATTTATCACGAAACTAACCTCATTAACTCATGA
- a CDS encoding OmpA family protein produces MNTSKSDTFWPSYTDLMTSLFFVMLVLYILTYVRLNATIQLQANKLKIIETVEANLQPLKTETSLFIYEQQYKRFKLAFDVKFENDQYQLIPGQLDNYEQTISHIEKAGLKLKSIIDHLKQERASDERLKQVSYVVVIAGYASRTGEELHNYELSYKRALKLKDYWKSKGIDFEASEYEELVDLQIAGNGWGGIGRLPLQADNQRFLIQIFPKIGDVR; encoded by the coding sequence ATGAATACCTCAAAATCAGATACCTTCTGGCCCAGCTATACAGACCTGATGACAAGCCTGTTCTTTGTGATGCTGGTATTGTATATTCTTACCTATGTAAGGCTGAACGCGACTATCCAGCTCCAGGCAAATAAGCTGAAAATTATTGAAACTGTAGAAGCAAACCTGCAGCCGCTGAAAACGGAGACATCATTGTTTATTTACGAGCAACAGTATAAACGATTTAAACTGGCGTTTGACGTGAAGTTTGAAAATGATCAGTACCAGTTAATACCGGGGCAGCTGGATAACTATGAGCAGACCATCAGTCACATCGAAAAAGCAGGGCTGAAGCTGAAATCTATCATTGATCACCTGAAGCAGGAGCGGGCGTCGGATGAGCGGCTGAAACAGGTGTCCTATGTGGTGGTAATAGCGGGGTATGCGTCCAGGACAGGAGAGGAGCTGCATAACTATGAACTAAGCTACAAGCGGGCATTGAAGTTAAAAGATTACTGGAAATCGAAGGGAATAGACTTTGAGGCCAGTGAGTATGAGGAGCTGGTAGACTTACAGATAGCAGGTAATGGATGGGGCGGTATCGGGCGATTGCCTTTGCAGGCCGATAACCAGCGATTTCTGATACAGATATTTCCGAAGATTGGTGATGTGAGGTGA
- a CDS encoding right-handed parallel beta-helix repeat-containing protein, with protein sequence MKPLFLVASCAIVLTSCSKNLEQLDNNENLAAGPAIAVQDYFVSPTGSDNNDGKSPEKAFKTIQKAANLAKPGTTVHLAGGIYQQQLEINVSGTAEQPITFSGSPDAPAYIQKGGANSAIVTIANQSHIRLYGLNVGKVTKKDAQGILITATSTGTVTDIELNHVNVSEVAWTTTPTQTPGDNDNAQGIIVYGEGKTQANAVSNIRIDSCKVFNNITGYSEAISLDGNIDGFRITHCEVYNNTNIGIALIGNYRVSSTASLDQARNGVVSQNNCYNNVADYATSGGIYVDGARDIKIERNWCKGNGYGIEVGAEENGSASNITVVANVLQENREAGLALGGYNSETSGQVLNATIINNTFYRNSVNASTGEIAMTKASNCVVSNNIFYTNAKLLFYVESITPQQNNRFDYNTWFTPTGTVSVQWAGKSYSSFATYQTGAKQDAHSINKDPLFVSTSDFHLQSGSPSRNIADVTAIKDATQLDKDGLPLVKNNVSSMGAYQQ encoded by the coding sequence ATGAAACCATTATTCCTTGTAGCATCGTGTGCTATTGTGCTCACATCCTGTTCGAAAAACCTGGAGCAGCTTGACAACAATGAAAACTTAGCCGCAGGACCTGCTATCGCAGTCCAGGATTATTTTGTAAGCCCTACTGGCAGTGACAACAATGACGGCAAATCGCCGGAAAAAGCTTTTAAAACCATTCAAAAAGCAGCCAACCTTGCCAAACCAGGAACAACAGTACACCTGGCCGGAGGCATTTATCAGCAGCAACTGGAAATCAATGTGTCCGGAACTGCCGAACAGCCGATCACTTTCAGTGGTTCTCCCGATGCGCCAGCCTATATCCAGAAGGGCGGCGCCAATAGTGCCATCGTAACCATTGCAAATCAAAGCCATATTCGTCTTTATGGCCTGAATGTCGGCAAGGTCACTAAGAAAGATGCCCAGGGCATCCTCATCACCGCCACTTCAACAGGTACTGTGACAGACATTGAGCTGAATCATGTAAACGTGTCTGAAGTAGCATGGACTACCACACCTACCCAAACGCCCGGCGATAACGATAACGCTCAGGGTATCATCGTCTATGGGGAAGGTAAAACACAGGCAAACGCAGTTAGCAACATCCGTATTGACAGTTGTAAAGTGTTCAATAACATCACCGGTTACAGCGAGGCTATTTCCCTCGATGGTAACATTGATGGTTTCCGCATCACGCATTGTGAAGTGTATAACAACACTAACATTGGTATTGCATTGATTGGCAACTACCGTGTAAGCAGCACAGCCTCTCTTGACCAGGCCCGCAATGGTGTGGTTAGTCAGAATAACTGCTATAATAACGTTGCCGACTATGCGACCAGTGGTGGTATTTATGTAGATGGTGCGCGTGACATCAAAATTGAAAGGAACTGGTGTAAAGGCAATGGCTACGGTATAGAAGTAGGCGCCGAAGAGAATGGCTCTGCTTCCAATATCACCGTAGTGGCAAACGTACTGCAGGAAAACAGGGAAGCCGGCCTGGCGCTCGGTGGTTACAATTCAGAGACCAGCGGCCAGGTACTGAATGCAACTATTATCAATAATACTTTTTACAGGAACAGTGTGAACGCATCCACCGGAGAGATCGCGATGACCAAGGCATCTAATTGTGTTGTGTCGAATAACATCTTCTATACCAATGCGAAGCTGCTTTTCTATGTAGAATCTATCACTCCTCAGCAGAACAACCGTTTTGACTATAACACATGGTTTACACCAACAGGTACGGTGTCTGTACAATGGGCAGGCAAAAGCTATTCAAGCTTTGCTACTTATCAGACAGGCGCTAAACAGGATGCGCATTCTATCAATAAAGATCCGCTGTTTGTAAGTACAAGCGATTTCCATCTGCAAAGTGGCAGCCCTTCCCGTAACATAGCCGATGTTACTGCGATCAAAGACGCCACACAACTGGATAAAGACGGTCTGCCGCTGGTGAAGAACAATGTGAGCAGTATGGGTGCTTACCAGCAATAA
- a CDS encoding DUF6804 family protein codes for MRSFTFLIAVLLFVAILKLPIAYYTVLRILVFICALLLIRRSYQQHLVFWVFILLVIAVIFNPILPVYLYRKSSWIPIDIAAGILFLLKAILWDQNKGLT; via the coding sequence ATGCGCTCCTTTACCTTCCTTATAGCTGTCCTGCTCTTCGTAGCAATTTTAAAGCTGCCAATTGCCTATTATACCGTACTGCGAATATTGGTGTTCATCTGCGCTTTATTGCTTATCAGAAGATCCTATCAACAGCACCTGGTATTTTGGGTCTTTATATTGCTGGTGATCGCTGTTATCTTTAACCCCATCCTGCCAGTGTATTTATACAGGAAGTCAAGCTGGATACCTATTGATATTGCGGCTGGTATACTTTTTCTGCTAAAGGCGATCCTGTGGGATCAAAACAAAGGGCTTACCTAA